A portion of the Desulfobacterales bacterium genome contains these proteins:
- a CDS encoding PEP/pyruvate-binding domain-containing protein produces MKIESKALEANIASYSVDVSVDPKYSPLIEIMSKYYGLMPGLTTFLKELSHPYMNWQFIVKEARSYSLDYFHLFKNHLKGPEGAGLFVDIFTRSIESTVNDGVRAEAIDYFLLFIQKVIKDSGDQLQRFMPVLDVAFHRVRHYPDEVFVLFVKSYYQIKKLAEIILKKSYDVEIDLKEINLLLTRYYLHTYSYWLNEPDPQAWFEAEAGDIQRPGRLKAIFRDVSHNHIQQLQISLENAVRQYPNNLQLCLEQVVGLPGYNEIVDVYKTIPRALFVEGAQNEEGNNKWKLIFLFHIMHVSGLSLIHEDCLRDINRTLSWVIINEKHQNISKLIDKTFSILKSRFEHYPGTSLSCVLNVGKGVYKTDDIDLVNFFIDSMINLGFQVPMIGGVGNDWQIKVNPAHLLNIRTWLELIELNPKRSTRLLSYLIIHLSLCGVFIKDTDLFPRDITRLLNRGIGPVYNLVKQLCKLFPVYFNDIGAEGQLRDISTEIDEILNRKDVLVHFLRKQSHVESSNRIVSFMEASLKFWETGDKTVLEPFVPPVIFNEIESGGRYVDGVCRCMTALSNHGIALPKGLLILKNDMLHQALKDVPGVTDIDRKRVELAVSFYKLLHHKYNLDFIETGHYIAQLQAGAFPRLDQLNEALSETDTRTKLVRLIDYLEMLKQLILSDQAYEIREDIYKKRHFAVDIPSMYGCYHEMKFDALGLTFRIESLVNVLLEEVVDAIDLNLITKATFYEINDLLLLFDRVLKLDGIASAEFERQLDFLAHSLGIRGFTFTQFLDIFKGFAQAVKNIINDYFNNIHDLNLNRILSQIPFGKILKKFLPQEEISEQEKLKYRISEIFSRDRLALSLGLPQLDLFLTRILHTLFRQSDKVPADKLLLLLNYDPQRAITFLEDPNKRVNSIIYLGNKGANLVRLKEYGLPVPPGFIVTTEVFRSREMIESYAPAAQNFSDQVAQHIAGLEKKTGKIFGDPKKPLLLSVRSGASISQPGMMDTFLNVGINEDIASGIADLTGNAWFAWDSYRRFLQGYGMSYGLKRDDFDAIIDAHKHRLGIPLKRGFAGDQMKRVALDYKQFILDAGFEIIEQPFEQLSMIIKRVSDSWESGKAKTYRKIIGISDDWGTAVTVQKMVFGNISRQSGTGVFFTHNPRWSEDVIRLWGDFSQGNQGEDVVAGLVQTLPISEIQISTEKRETDISLQTHFPDIYSALKRIAVDLVNEKGWSPQEMEFTFESPDVNDLYILQSRDMAFRERKKVLTFDIDDIIDKKFLGHGIGVSGGAISGRVVFNLDEIDKWRRLEPFTSLILVRSDTVPDDIREIYAADGLLTARGGLTSHAAVVAHRLERICVVGCADLLCNEKEKWCSFNQVNLHSGDYISIDGQQGTVYWGRIKINES; encoded by the coding sequence TTGAAGATAGAATCGAAAGCACTTGAAGCGAATATCGCCAGCTATAGCGTTGATGTGAGTGTGGATCCCAAGTATTCTCCCTTGATAGAGATAATGTCAAAGTATTACGGGCTCATGCCCGGATTGACTACGTTTCTCAAAGAATTATCGCACCCCTATATGAACTGGCAGTTTATTGTCAAGGAAGCAAGGAGTTATTCGCTGGATTATTTTCACCTGTTTAAAAATCATCTGAAAGGACCCGAGGGCGCAGGTCTTTTCGTCGATATTTTTACCAGATCCATCGAATCGACTGTAAATGATGGGGTCAGGGCTGAGGCAATCGATTATTTTCTCCTGTTTATTCAGAAAGTCATCAAGGATTCAGGCGACCAGCTCCAACGGTTTATGCCGGTACTGGATGTGGCATTCCATCGTGTAAGGCATTATCCGGATGAGGTGTTCGTTCTTTTCGTCAAGAGTTATTATCAAATCAAGAAGCTGGCAGAAATTATTCTGAAAAAATCATATGATGTTGAGATCGACCTGAAGGAAATAAATTTGCTGCTGACCCGGTATTATCTGCATACGTATTCCTACTGGCTGAATGAGCCTGATCCGCAAGCCTGGTTTGAAGCTGAAGCAGGCGATATCCAAAGGCCCGGCCGGCTGAAGGCTATCTTCAGGGACGTATCCCATAACCATATTCAGCAATTGCAGATTTCTCTTGAAAATGCCGTTCGGCAATACCCGAATAATTTACAGCTTTGTCTGGAACAGGTCGTTGGCCTCCCCGGATATAATGAGATTGTGGATGTCTACAAAACCATTCCCCGGGCTTTGTTTGTCGAGGGGGCGCAAAATGAAGAGGGAAACAATAAATGGAAGCTGATATTTCTTTTTCATATCATGCATGTATCCGGTCTTTCATTAATCCATGAAGATTGCCTGAGAGATATCAACCGGACGTTGAGCTGGGTGATTATCAATGAAAAGCACCAGAATATCAGCAAACTCATCGATAAGACATTTTCCATTTTAAAATCGAGATTTGAACATTACCCCGGCACATCGCTCAGCTGTGTGCTGAATGTGGGTAAGGGCGTGTATAAAACCGATGACATCGATCTTGTCAATTTTTTTATCGATTCGATGATCAATCTGGGCTTTCAGGTGCCGATGATCGGAGGGGTGGGAAATGACTGGCAGATCAAAGTCAATCCGGCCCATCTGCTGAATATCAGAACGTGGCTGGAGCTGATCGAGTTGAATCCGAAACGCTCGACGCGACTTTTGTCGTATCTGATTATTCATCTGTCCCTTTGCGGTGTGTTTATCAAGGATACGGATCTGTTTCCGAGAGATATCACCCGGTTGTTGAACAGAGGAATCGGGCCGGTGTATAATCTGGTCAAACAGCTTTGCAAACTGTTTCCTGTCTATTTTAACGATATCGGTGCCGAGGGGCAGCTCAGAGATATTTCCACGGAGATCGATGAGATTCTCAATCGAAAAGACGTGCTGGTTCATTTTCTTCGCAAGCAGAGTCATGTAGAGAGCAGTAACCGGATTGTCAGTTTTATGGAGGCGAGCCTGAAATTCTGGGAGACGGGGGATAAGACAGTCCTGGAACCGTTCGTTCCTCCCGTTATCTTCAATGAAATCGAGTCTGGAGGCCGTTATGTGGACGGGGTTTGCCGGTGCATGACTGCATTGAGCAATCATGGAATAGCACTTCCGAAAGGACTTTTGATTCTGAAGAATGATATGTTGCATCAGGCGCTCAAGGATGTGCCGGGCGTAACGGATATCGACAGAAAACGAGTTGAACTTGCCGTTTCGTTTTATAAGCTGCTCCATCATAAATATAACCTTGACTTTATTGAGACGGGGCATTATATCGCTCAACTTCAGGCGGGGGCGTTTCCCCGTCTTGATCAGCTGAATGAAGCACTGTCAGAAACCGATACCCGGACGAAACTTGTCAGGCTTATCGATTATCTTGAAATGCTCAAACAGCTGATTCTGTCGGATCAGGCATATGAGATTCGGGAGGATATTTATAAAAAAAGGCATTTCGCAGTGGATATCCCGTCAATGTACGGGTGCTATCACGAAATGAAATTCGATGCCCTGGGTCTCACCTTTCGTATTGAGTCTCTGGTCAATGTGCTGCTGGAAGAAGTGGTCGATGCCATTGATCTGAATTTGATTACTAAAGCGACATTCTACGAAATTAATGATCTGCTGCTTTTATTTGACAGGGTACTGAAGCTGGATGGCATCGCATCTGCCGAGTTTGAACGGCAACTTGATTTTCTGGCTCATTCTCTCGGAATCAGAGGGTTTACGTTTACGCAGTTTCTGGATATCTTCAAAGGATTTGCGCAGGCGGTAAAAAATATCATCAATGACTATTTTAACAATATTCATGATCTGAACCTGAATCGTATCCTGTCTCAGATTCCTTTCGGTAAGATTTTGAAAAAATTTCTCCCGCAGGAGGAAATATCGGAACAGGAGAAATTAAAATACAGGATTTCGGAAATATTTTCCAGGGACAGACTGGCCCTGTCTTTGGGACTTCCCCAGTTAGATCTGTTTTTAACGCGGATACTGCATACGCTTTTTCGGCAATCGGATAAAGTGCCGGCGGACAAACTACTGCTTCTGCTCAACTACGATCCCCAGCGGGCGATTACGTTTTTGGAAGATCCTAATAAACGGGTCAACAGCATTATTTATCTGGGGAATAAGGGCGCGAATCTCGTCCGGTTGAAAGAATACGGGCTGCCGGTTCCCCCTGGCTTTATTGTGACCACCGAGGTGTTTCGGTCCAGAGAAATGATTGAGAGCTATGCGCCGGCAGCTCAGAATTTCAGCGATCAGGTCGCGCAGCATATTGCAGGACTGGAGAAAAAGACGGGCAAAATTTTTGGCGATCCCAAAAAACCTTTGCTGCTTTCGGTTCGCAGTGGTGCCTCCATTTCACAGCCCGGAATGATGGACACATTTTTGAATGTCGGCATCAATGAAGATATCGCCTCCGGTATAGCTGACCTGACCGGAAATGCATGGTTCGCCTGGGACAGTTACCGGCGGTTTCTCCAGGGGTACGGCATGTCATACGGGCTGAAAAGAGATGATTTTGATGCCATTATCGATGCGCACAAACACCGGCTGGGGATTCCGCTCAAACGGGGATTTGCGGGCGATCAGATGAAGCGCGTGGCATTGGATTATAAACAGTTCATCTTGGATGCGGGTTTTGAAATCATCGAACAGCCTTTTGAACAGTTGTCCATGATTATTAAACGGGTGTCTGATTCATGGGAATCAGGTAAAGCGAAAACATATCGAAAGATCATCGGAATATCCGATGACTGGGGTACGGCCGTTACGGTTCAAAAAATGGTTTTCGGTAATATATCCAGACAATCGGGTACGGGTGTTTTTTTTACCCATAATCCCAGGTGGTCCGAGGACGTTATTCGGCTATGGGGTGATTTCAGCCAGGGAAATCAGGGTGAAGATGTCGTTGCGGGCCTGGTGCAAACGCTTCCGATTTCAGAAATTCAAATCAGTACGGAGAAGCGGGAAACCGATATCAGTCTGCAGACGCATTTTCCGGATATTTATTCGGCATTGAAACGTATTGCAGTGGATCTGGTTAATGAAAAGGGCTGGAGTCCGCAGGAAATGGAATTTACCTTCGAAAGCCCGGATGTCAACGATCTGTACATTTTACAGTCCAGAGATATGGCCTTCCGGGAACGCAAGAAGGTGTTGACGTTTGATATTGACGATATAATCGATAAAAAATTTCTGGGCCACGGGATCGGGGTCAGTGGTGGTGCCATCAGTGGCCGGGTCGTATTTAATCTCGATGAAATTGATAAATGGCGACGACTCGAACCCTTTACGTCTCTGATCCTGGTCCGGTCCGATACCGTTCCGGATGATATCCGGGAAATTTACGCGGCAGACGGATTGTTGACTGCCAGGGGGGGGTTGACATCGCATGCCGCCGTTGTGGCGCACAGACTGGAGAGAATATGTGTCGTGGGATGTGCTGATCTGCTGTGCAATGAAAAGGAAAAATGGTGTTCATTCAATCAGGTCAATCTTCACTCCGGCGATTATATAAGTATTGACGGTCAGCAGGGGACCGTCTACTGGGGACGAATAAAAATAAATGAGAGCTGA
- the rsmA gene encoding 16S rRNA (adenine(1518)-N(6)/adenine(1519)-N(6))-dimethyltransferase RsmA: MTSPAALLNKWNIQAKKQYGQNFLSDSSIAQSIASRSGVGPKDVVLEIGAGLGALTIPLSKIAGKIYAIEKDPRIIPILQDELDSHHIDNIVLLNENILTVDIEHVAEDKNRKIVIVGNLPYNISSQILVRMIRSRHIIHHAVLMFQKELAQRIKATPGNRDYGRLSAMLQYCADIKTLTEVKASAFFPKPKIDSEVLYVQFKKEIPLPATDEDLLFKVIKAAFGQRRKTLKNSLAGSQLPMDAATAGSVLEQSGIDPSRRAETLSIDEFTVLSNNVVPYTTDSV, encoded by the coding sequence ATGACGTCACCCGCAGCACTTCTCAACAAGTGGAACATTCAGGCAAAAAAGCAATACGGCCAGAATTTCCTGTCTGATTCGTCCATTGCGCAGTCCATCGCATCCCGTTCCGGGGTTGGCCCGAAAGATGTGGTCCTTGAGATAGGCGCAGGCCTCGGCGCGCTGACGATTCCGCTTTCAAAAATCGCCGGGAAGATATATGCCATTGAAAAAGATCCCCGGATCATTCCGATATTACAGGACGAACTGGACAGCCATCATATTGACAACATCGTCTTATTGAACGAAAACATTCTAACGGTCGATATCGAACACGTTGCCGAAGACAAGAACCGGAAAATTGTTATCGTCGGCAACCTCCCGTACAATATATCCTCCCAGATACTGGTCCGGATGATCCGCTCAAGACACATCATTCATCATGCGGTCCTGATGTTTCAAAAAGAACTGGCCCAGCGGATTAAAGCAACTCCGGGAAACCGGGATTACGGACGGTTGTCTGCCATGCTCCAATATTGCGCCGATATTAAAACGTTAACTGAAGTCAAGGCCTCTGCCTTCTTTCCTAAGCCCAAAATAGACTCTGAAGTACTTTATGTCCAATTTAAAAAAGAAATCCCTCTGCCTGCAACAGATGAAGACTTGCTCTTCAAAGTCATTAAAGCGGCATTTGGGCAGCGCCGTAAAACGTTGAAAAATTCATTGGCCGGAAGTCAGCTTCCGATGGATGCAGCTACCGCTGGAAGCGTTCTGGAGCAATCCGGCATTGATCCTTCCAGACGTGCCGAAACGCTGTCAATAGACGAATTTACCGTACTTAGCAATAACGTTGTTCCTTATACAACCGATTCTGTTTAA
- a CDS encoding MBL fold metallo-hydrolase, which yields MNVTFYGAVREVTGSMHLISSHSDRVLLDCGMFQGRRKESNLKNSVLPFDPEMLTNVVLSHGHIDHSGRIPLLVKNNFKGHIICTRPTMDACEFLLLDSAHIQESDAQYLNYKTLRSNLYGLKSFDGSKPSSKRRMNEIKKLLKKDMHALNTDVINQLIAKYRLEFIEPLYTVEDAEQSLSAFEGYPYREPVTVGRDMTCTFYEAGHILGSAMCMIKVRENGRLFRIIYTGDIGRFDRPIIRDPNTLFPEEDRDIDLMIMESTYGTRHHGPIDDLKERVKQVIIETVNRGGSIVIPAFAFGRTQELVYVLHELYDDNEVPKIPVYVDSPLAMKLTKVFGEHPEVYDRQTHETFLANAKNPFSFSHLEFVQSVEASMALMQKEDSHIVIASSGMCEAGRILHHLRYKVHNPKNTILIVGYMAENTLGRRIRDLGWEYEKSGRVGPPPMLKFLNKSYPLCARVVRLRGFSAHADQTEMLRFLKMSNLNISQIAVVHGEDHESTGFTEKLREEGYDAFIPHMGEPFQIR from the coding sequence ATGAATGTTACATTTTACGGCGCGGTAAGGGAAGTGACAGGATCAATGCACCTGATTTCCTCTCACAGCGACAGAGTGCTGTTGGATTGCGGAATGTTTCAAGGGCGGAGAAAGGAAAGTAATCTGAAAAACAGTGTGCTTCCCTTTGATCCGGAAATGCTCACCAATGTTGTGCTTTCTCACGGCCACATCGATCATTCCGGACGTATTCCCCTGTTGGTAAAAAATAATTTTAAAGGGCATATTATCTGTACGCGACCGACTATGGATGCGTGTGAATTTCTTTTACTCGACAGCGCGCATATTCAGGAATCCGATGCCCAGTATCTCAATTATAAAACCTTGCGGTCCAATCTGTATGGCCTGAAATCCTTCGATGGCTCAAAGCCGTCGTCCAAACGCAGAATGAATGAAATCAAGAAGCTGTTGAAAAAAGACATGCATGCGCTCAATACCGATGTGATCAATCAGCTTATCGCAAAATACCGGCTTGAATTTATTGAACCCCTGTATACCGTAGAAGATGCCGAGCAGTCGCTTTCCGCTTTTGAGGGATACCCGTACAGAGAGCCGGTCACGGTTGGCAGGGATATGACCTGTACCTTCTACGAGGCGGGTCATATTTTAGGTTCTGCCATGTGCATGATCAAAGTCCGTGAAAATGGTCGTTTATTTAGAATTATTTATACCGGGGATATCGGCAGGTTTGACCGGCCGATTATCAGGGATCCGAACACCCTGTTTCCGGAAGAGGACCGGGACATCGATCTGATGATTATGGAAAGTACCTATGGCACACGTCATCACGGCCCCATTGACGATCTGAAAGAGCGAGTGAAACAGGTGATCATCGAGACGGTCAACAGAGGAGGGTCTATCGTCATCCCGGCATTTGCCTTTGGCCGGACCCAGGAACTGGTGTATGTGCTGCATGAACTTTATGATGATAATGAAGTGCCGAAAATACCGGTATATGTCGACAGCCCGCTGGCCATGAAATTGACAAAGGTGTTTGGCGAGCACCCCGAAGTCTATGACCGCCAGACTCATGAAACCTTTCTGGCAAATGCCAAGAATCCTTTTTCGTTCAGTCATCTGGAGTTTGTCCAGTCGGTTGAAGCGTCCATGGCGTTGATGCAGAAAGAAGATTCGCATATCGTCATTGCCTCGTCGGGTATGTGTGAAGCCGGCAGAATCCTTCATCATTTGAGGTATAAAGTCCATAATCCCAAAAATACCATTCTTATTGTCGGCTATATGGCGGAAAATACGCTGGGACGCCGTATCCGGGATCTGGGATGGGAATATGAAAAATCAGGACGAGTGGGCCCCCCGCCAATGCTCAAATTCCTCAACAAATCCTATCCGCTCTGCGCCCGCGTGGTACGACTCAGGGGGTTCAGTGCACATGCGGACCAGACAGAGATGCTCCGATTCTTGAAAATGTCGAATCTGAATATCAGTCAGATTGCGGTTGTTCATGGCGAGGATCATGAATCAACGGGATTTACAGAAAAATTAAGGGAAGAGGGCTATGATGCCTTTATCCCTCATATGGGTGAACCGTTTCAGATCCGATAA
- a CDS encoding LacI family DNA-binding transcriptional regulator: MAKEANVSSTTVSLVLKDNETSRVGAETRKRILEIAKRLSYRPNFAARALLKQECYTLGLVITTLVNPFYSEISQDIIARCKEIGYSVIISSVRGGIEDERRSVQDLMDRGVDGLIICSAHEKDPVVSDLIQFGVPFILALRGVKQNMGDPPVDFIVVDNKRGGYIAVKHLLQMGNRRIAIITGDQGTLTGKHRLQGSLAAFKANGVMPCQELIKIGDFYQDCGYRLTGELLREKDRPTAIFAHSDHMAVGVLERLYREGISVPEDMAVIGFDDIEMGRLPGVDLTTVTQKKAIMGRMAVDNLIAKIRGESSYISTRIILDPVLIVRRSCGFHLPGNGYELPLKKGQEEIVLDGSFNLKGI; this comes from the coding sequence GTGGCGAAAGAAGCTAACGTTTCTTCAACTACTGTATCGCTAGTATTGAAAGATAATGAGACATCCAGAGTTGGGGCTGAAACCCGTAAACGGATACTTGAGATTGCCAAGCGGCTGAGCTACCGGCCGAATTTTGCGGCCCGGGCGCTTCTGAAACAGGAGTGTTATACGTTAGGACTGGTGATAACCACTCTGGTAAACCCGTTTTATTCGGAAATATCCCAGGATATTATCGCCAGGTGCAAAGAAATAGGGTACAGCGTCATTATCAGTTCGGTCCGGGGCGGTATCGAGGATGAAAGACGATCTGTTCAGGATCTGATGGATCGGGGAGTTGACGGACTCATCATATGCTCTGCCCATGAGAAGGATCCGGTTGTATCCGATCTGATTCAGTTCGGAGTTCCGTTTATTCTGGCCCTGAGAGGCGTCAAACAGAATATGGGGGATCCACCGGTTGATTTTATTGTCGTGGATAACAAGCGCGGCGGGTACATTGCCGTCAAACACCTTCTGCAAATGGGGAACAGGCGTATCGCCATCATTACCGGTGATCAGGGGACGCTTACGGGAAAACACCGCCTCCAGGGATCGCTGGCGGCCTTTAAGGCAAATGGGGTCATGCCCTGTCAGGAACTGATTAAAATTGGAGATTTTTATCAGGATTGCGGATATCGCCTGACCGGCGAATTGCTGCGCGAGAAAGACAGGCCCACCGCCATATTTGCCCATAGTGATCATATGGCCGTTGGCGTTCTTGAACGGCTCTACAGGGAAGGTATCAGCGTTCCGGAGGATATGGCGGTGATCGGGTTTGACGATATTGAGATGGGGAGACTGCCTGGCGTTGATCTGACCACAGTCACACAGAAAAAGGCAATCATGGGTCGGATGGCCGTAGACAATCTCATCGCGAAAATCCGGGGTGAATCCTCTTATATTTCCACCCGCATTATTTTAGATCCGGTACTCATTGTCCGTCGTTCCTGTGGATTTCATCTGCCCGGAAACGGTTATGAACTTCCGTTGAAAAAAGGTCAGGAAGAGATCGTACTGGATGGTTCCTTCAATTTGAAAGGCATTTGA
- a CDS encoding glyceraldehyde 3-phosphate dehydrogenase NAD-binding domain-containing protein, which yields MKLGINGLGRIGKLTVWNHLGRKYFDELVVNVGRGVGQGLESVADYLQHDSTYGSLQGCLYGYYSKPLIEEVDEASGCMRIDGVKIKVLRSDRNPADIHWGDEGVRLVVDTTGKFLDPTLPPDHPGGSVRGHLVMGAEKVLVSAPFKIKDKSRPMPEDAVTTVMGINHNDYDPRVHKIVSNASCTTTCLAHMIKPLLNYFGADKIMSASMTTIHAATGSQAVLDRLPKSGASDLRKNRSILNNIILTTTGAAQALSLVIPEMGKIGFIAESVRVPTTTGSLIILVVNLQERLTGEPVRRDLINRIYQQAAEEDPNQYLYYTEKQNVSCDIIGMPRVATIIEAHETHTRTAEASIDLGHVPGLGPQVKESLKDMIIRIPVTQAVIYGWYDNELGSYVNIFGDRTVSVAESM from the coding sequence TTGAAGCTTGGCATAAACGGATTGGGAAGAATTGGAAAACTGACGGTATGGAATCATCTGGGGCGAAAATATTTTGATGAACTTGTTGTGAATGTCGGCCGTGGCGTGGGCCAAGGCCTTGAAAGTGTCGCCGATTATCTCCAGCATGATTCGACCTATGGATCGCTTCAGGGATGTTTATATGGATATTATTCGAAGCCATTGATCGAAGAAGTGGATGAGGCCAGCGGTTGCATGAGAATTGATGGCGTAAAAATCAAAGTGCTCAGAAGCGATAGAAATCCGGCCGATATCCACTGGGGGGATGAAGGGGTCCGGCTGGTGGTAGATACCACCGGAAAATTTTTGGACCCGACCCTGCCGCCGGACCATCCGGGCGGATCGGTTCGTGGGCATCTGGTGATGGGGGCTGAGAAAGTTCTCGTATCCGCACCATTTAAAATAAAGGATAAAAGCCGACCGATGCCGGAGGATGCTGTAACCACCGTGATGGGCATAAATCATAATGATTATGACCCCCGGGTACATAAGATTGTATCCAATGCATCCTGTACGACTACGTGTCTGGCGCATATGATTAAACCGTTGCTCAACTATTTCGGCGCTGACAAGATTATGTCCGCTTCCATGACCACCATTCACGCCGCGACCGGTTCGCAGGCGGTACTGGATCGTCTGCCGAAATCCGGTGCCAGTGATTTGAGAAAAAACAGAAGCATCCTGAATAATATTATCCTGACGACGACCGGTGCTGCCCAGGCATTGAGCCTTGTGATACCGGAAATGGGTAAAATTGGCTTTATTGCTGAATCCGTCAGGGTACCTACGACCACCGGATCTTTGATTATACTCGTGGTCAACCTGCAGGAAAGGCTGACCGGGGAACCGGTCCGGCGGGATCTGATCAACAGAATATATCAGCAGGCAGCGGAAGAGGATCCGAATCAGTATCTGTATTATACGGAAAAGCAGAATGTGTCCTGCGATATTATCGGAATGCCCAGGGTCGCAACGATCATTGAAGCCCATGAAACGCATACCCGGACTGCCGAAGCCAGCATTGATCTGGGGCATGTGCCGGGGCTGGGGCCTCAAGTCAAAGAGTCGCTGAAAGATATGATCATTCGGATACCCGTTACTCAGGCAGTGATATACGGGTGGTATGATAACGAGTTGGGCAGCTATGTCAACATATTTGGCGACCGAACGGTTTCGGTAGCCGAGAGCATGTAG
- a CDS encoding Hsp33 family molecular chaperone HslO — translation MINKKMKDETVKEQLSAGAKDKLYHFLLHRGAIRGGIVHSTRMINQMRANHEIGILETVALGHALMGGALIASDLKGNDRIRLEIECSGPIKGLVVEANAFGDVRGFLKQVPIPVEKPLDSFDLSSFFGAGFLSITRFLEDDKAPFTGNVMLQYGNIAQDLAHYFLHSEQVPASFNLSIQFDSGGNVTGAGGLFLQTMPGAGETTVAEIEALIRQLPSLGAVFSDGTDPVQFIRDVFKAHAPEFLASRRIEFLCPCGQDFFRAILAHMPADELADMISTDPFPLELRCQYCNTPYYFSKNDLQHIYERRHHMSEGYVDKSLMTGTPDDI, via the coding sequence ATGATAAATAAGAAAATGAAAGACGAAACGGTCAAAGAGCAACTCTCTGCCGGCGCTAAAGACAAATTGTATCATTTTTTACTGCACAGAGGCGCCATTCGCGGGGGCATCGTTCACAGCACACGAATGATCAATCAAATGCGTGCCAACCATGAAATCGGAATTCTGGAAACCGTGGCGCTGGGGCATGCCTTGATGGGAGGCGCTTTGATAGCCAGCGATTTAAAAGGCAATGACCGGATTCGTCTCGAAATCGAATGCTCAGGACCTATCAAGGGACTTGTCGTCGAGGCCAATGCCTTTGGCGACGTACGGGGGTTTTTGAAGCAAGTCCCGATTCCGGTGGAAAAACCTTTAGACAGTTTTGATCTGTCCTCATTTTTCGGAGCGGGATTTTTATCGATCACCCGGTTTCTGGAAGACGACAAAGCCCCCTTTACCGGAAACGTCATGCTTCAATACGGCAATATTGCCCAGGATCTGGCCCATTATTTCCTTCATTCGGAACAGGTGCCTGCTTCTTTTAACCTGAGCATCCAGTTTGATTCCGGCGGAAATGTAACCGGGGCAGGCGGTCTTTTTCTTCAAACGATGCCGGGTGCCGGCGAAACAACGGTAGCTGAGATTGAAGCGCTCATCAGGCAGCTTCCGTCTTTGGGCGCTGTATTTTCTGATGGCACCGACCCTGTTCAATTTATCCGAGATGTATTCAAAGCACACGCGCCTGAGTTTCTGGCAAGCCGGCGAATCGAATTTTTGTGTCCTTGCGGGCAGGATTTTTTTCGCGCTATTCTCGCCCACATGCCCGCTGACGAATTGGCCGACATGATTTCAACCGATCCGTTTCCGTTGGAACTGCGCTGCCAGTACTGCAACACGCCGTATTATTTCAGCAAAAATGATCTTCAACACATTTACGAAAGACGACACCATATGAGCGAAGGATACGTTGACAAGTCATTGATGACCGGCACCCCGGATGATATATAA
- a CDS encoding DUF1847 domain-containing protein, with amino-acid sequence MSDKGAQCARCPFEMAQRLCKIEGGKSPENCPTKTKQAIIEKSLKEYEIPEVKEFARQSSLQEAEGYGDKHLGYAHVKPVKSRIVEVMEFAKKMKYRRLGLAFCVGLRKEAGIVEAVFSSGGFEVVSVVCKVGRVPKEVIGVKEEEKICSGQFETMCNPVLQAMMLNDEKTDFNILLGLCVGHDSLFFKYAEAPCTVLAVKDRLLGHNPLAAVYNIDSYYRSLK; translated from the coding sequence ATGTCTGACAAAGGTGCTCAATGTGCCCGGTGTCCGTTTGAAATGGCACAGAGGCTGTGCAAAATCGAAGGGGGCAAGTCCCCGGAAAATTGTCCGACCAAAACCAAACAGGCGATCATCGAAAAGAGCCTGAAGGAATATGAAATACCGGAGGTAAAGGAGTTTGCCAGGCAGTCATCGCTTCAGGAGGCTGAAGGCTATGGAGATAAACATCTGGGGTATGCCCATGTTAAACCGGTTAAATCCCGTATCGTGGAAGTGATGGAATTTGCGAAAAAGATGAAATACAGGCGTTTGGGGCTTGCGTTCTGTGTAGGGCTTCGCAAGGAGGCCGGAATCGTAGAGGCGGTTTTCTCATCCGGCGGCTTTGAGGTGGTATCGGTCGTGTGCAAGGTGGGGCGGGTGCCTAAGGAAGTCATCGGTGTCAAAGAAGAGGAAAAAATCTGCAGCGGGCAGTTTGAAACCATGTGTAATCCTGTTCTGCAGGCAATGATGTTAAACGATGAAAAGACGGATTTTAATATTCTGCTCGGGCTGTGTGTCGGACATGATTCGCTGTTTTTCAAATATGCCGAGGCCCCGTGTACGGTGCTGGCGGTCAAGGACCGTCTGCTGGGCCACAATCCTCTGGCCGCTGTTTATAATATTGACAGCTATTATCGCAGTTTGAAATAA